From the genome of Lotus japonicus ecotype B-129 chromosome 6, LjGifu_v1.2, one region includes:
- the LOC130722547 gene encoding protein CANDIDATE G-PROTEIN COUPLED RECEPTOR 7, with translation MMMMEPPPRSFFLLLLLLPLPTLSEIRSSFMRNDDHPIVPFDQFGFTHKGRLELNVSKISLSNSNLDLSKVGFFLSTLDSWLHVLQQLEDGEIRCALQSDLVKSVFTFNSLNGRDSFSTVYSQTDADQYNLVFANCHPQQLKITMDVRSAMYNLDGRSNQRDYLSAGRTVLPRVYFLLSLIYFALAAVWISVLYKKRLTVFRIHYFMLAVIIMKALNLLCEAEDKSYIKRTGTAHGWDILFYIFSFLKGISLFTLIVLIGTGWSFLKPFLQDKEKKVLMIVIPLQVVANIAQVVIDESGPYGHDWVTWKQVFLLVDVVCCCAVLFPIVWSIKNLREAARTDGKAAVNLMKLTLFRHYYVVVICYIYFTRVVVYALETITSYPYSWTSVVAAELATLAFYVFTGYKFKPEAHNPYFVIDEEEEAAAEALKLEDEFEL, from the coding sequence atgatgatgatggagcCTCCTCCAcgctccttcttcctcctcctcctcctcctccccctcccAACCCTCTCCGAGATCCGCTCCTCCTTCATGCGCAACGACGACCACCCCATCGTCCCCTTCGACCAATTCGGTTTCACCCACAAAGGCCGCCTCGAACTCAACGTCTCCAAGATCTCCCTCTCCAACTCCAATCTCGACCTCTCCAAAGTCGGCTTCTTCCTCTCCACTCTCGACTCATGGCTTCACGTCCTCCAACAACTCGAAGACGGCGAGATCCGCTGCGCTCTCCAATCCGACCTCGTCAAATCCGTCTTCACCTTCAACTCCCTCAACGGCCGCGACTCCTTCTCCACCGTCTACTCCCAAACCGACGCCGATCAGTACAATCTCGTCTTCGCCAATTGCCACCCTCAACAGCTCAAAATCACCATGGATGTCCGATCCGCCATGTACAATCTCGACGGCAGATCCAACCAACGCGACTACCTCTCCGCCGGGAGAACCGTGCTtcctagggtttactttctctTATCGCTCATCTACTTCGCCCTCGCCGCCGTCTGGATCAGTGTTCTCTACAAGAAACGGTTAACCGTTTTCCGAATCCATTACTTCATGCTCGCGGTTATCATCATGAAAGCGTTGAATCTGCTTTGTGAAGCGGAGGATAAATCGTACATCAAGCGCACCGGAACCGCGCATGGTTGGGATATTCTCTTCTACATCTTCAGTTTTCTCAAGGGGATCTCGCTTTTCACTTTGATTGTGTTGATTGGAACTGGATGGTCTTTTCTCAAACCCTTTCTTCAGGATAAGGAGAAGAAGGTTCTCATGATTGTGATTCCGCTTCAGGTTGTTGCTAACATTGCTCAGGTGGTGATTGATGAGAGTGGACCTTATGGTCATGATTGGGTTACTTGGAAACAGGTTTTCCTCCTTGTGGATGTTGTTTGTTGCTGCGCCGTGCTCTTTCCGATTGTCTGGTCTATTAAGAATCTCCGCGAGGCTGCGAGAACCGACGGGAAAGCTGCGGTTAATTTGATGAAATTGACGCTGTTTAGGCACTACTATGTTGTGGTTATTTGCTACATTTACTTCACTAGGGTTGTGGTTTATGCTTTGGAGACGATAACGTCGTATCCTTATTCGTGGACTAGCGTGGTTGCTGCGGAGCTGGCCACGCTGGCTTTCTATGTGTTTACGGGTTACAAGTTCAAGCCGGAGGCTCATAATCCTTATTTTGTGATCGACGAAGAGGAGGAGGCCGCCGCAGAGGCTTTGAAGCTTGAGGATGAGTTTGAATTGTGA
- the LOC130723413 gene encoding beta-carotene isomerase D27, chloroplastic, which yields MVVLSFQVVQLTPHHPQPVSLRRGGARTNIIRCGIAEPSGEPAPFGEKTRYNDGVFARVFMTLFARKMEKFAKPVRKGEENKKKEGLYDYESFVDVSKRVMQSRSRVQQQQVVREVLLSMLPPGAPAQFRKLFPPTKWAAEFNAALTVPFFHWLVGPSEVVEVEINGVKQKSGVHIKKCRYLENSGCVGMCVNMCKTPTQDFFTNEFGLPLTMIPNFEDMSCEMVYGQAPPPFEEDPVSKQPCYAKICSVVPQPSTSVCPKLQG from the exons ATGGTGGTTCTGAGCTTTCAGGTTGTCCAGCTAACTCCTCATCATCCCCAACCTGTATCACTGCGTCGTGGAGGAGCGAGAACCAACATTATCCGATGTGGGATTGCGGAGCCATCCGGTGAACCTGCTCCCTTCGGCGAAAAGACGAGGTACAACGATGGCGTTTTCGCGAGGGTGTTCATGACTCTGTTCGCGCGTAAGATGGAGAAGTTCGCGAAGCCAGTGAGGAAGGGTGAAGAGAATAAGAAGAAGGAGGGTTTGTATGATTATGAGAGTTTTGTGGATGTGTCGAAGAGGGTTATGCAGAGTAGGTCTCGTGTTCAGCAGCAGCAAGTGGTTCGAGAGGTTCTTCTGTCCATGCTTCCTCCAGGGGCGCCTGCTCAG TTCAGGAAATTATTTCCACCAACTAAATGGGCTGCAGAGTTTAATGCTGCATTGACAGTTCCTTTCTTCCACTGGTTAGTTGGGCCTTCTGAG GTTGTGGAAGTAGAGATAAATGGGGTGAAGCAAAAGAGTGGTGTCCATATAAAGAAGTGCAG GTACCTGGAGAACAGCGGCTGTGTTGGAATGTGTGTCAATATGTGCAAGACTCCTACCCAAGATTTTTTCACCAATGAATTTGGGCTTCCACTGACAATGATTCCTA ATTTTGAAGACATGAGTTGTGAAATGGTGTATGGCCAAGCCCCACCTCCATTTGAAGAGGACCCAGTCTCCAAACAACCTTGCTATGCTAAGATAT GCTCTGTAGTACCACAACCAAGCACCAGTGTGTGTCCTAAACTACAAGGATGA
- the LOC130724783 gene encoding uncharacterized protein LOC130724783, translating to MYVCFAACRIAFARYCRPLIGLDVCFLKGVYGGQLLTAVGKDGNNQMFPIAFAIVEVETRDSWEWFVALLLEDLNLGLVPTLQSLQGDVEHRVCVKHVYGNWRKKYPGQEMKGAMWAAARACTVPQFDRAMKNLKEMNEEAWKDLCEIPPKQWSRAHFSTNSLCDLQVNNMCEAFNMAILEHRDKPIISLVEGLKHYISCRIVKQRQLMNKCRGNIAPMIQEKLETNKKEAENWLVHWCGQTVDTSFEVYNGPFKKYSVDLKHNHCACRRWDLTGIPCCHAIACIWYNRCNPEDYVHNYYKRDTFLSTYSYVILPNNGPDLWTESNLPPLCPPYVRRAPGRPKKQRNKKNDEPRNPYKLARNQSKVKCSRCGKWGHNVRTCGGKTGADREIEKGGNKKNPKKVHPGGAFGSGAIPGTRSARARKAPQKPQYKPAANRKRKAPQTASQDAPQPASQQGSQQASQQASQPASQQPSQGITITASLPPSGASTRGNKRARVAVGTQQSTS from the exons ATGTATGTTTGTTTTGCTGCTTGTAGGATTGCATTTGCAAGGTATTGTAGGCCACTTATTGGACTGGATGTGTGCTTTTTGAAAGGAGTGTATGGTGGGCAGCTTCTTACAGCTGTTGGAAAGGATGGGAACAATCAGATGTTCCCCATTGCATTTGCCATAGTTGAAGTTGAAACAAGGGACTCTTGGGAATGGTTTGTGGCCTTATTGTTGGAAGACCTCAATTTG GGTTTGGTACCCACCTTACAGTCATTGCAAGGTGATGTGGAGCATAGAGTCTGTGTGAAGCATGTTTATGGCAATTGGAGGAAGAAATATCCAGGACAAGAGATGAAAGGAGCTATGTGGGCTGCTGCAAGAGCATGCACTGTGCCTCAATTTGATAGGGCAATGAAAAATCTGAAAGAGATGAATGAAGAAGCCTGGAAGGACTTATGTGAGATACCTCCAAAGCAATGGTCAAGGGCTCATTTCAGCACAAATTCCTTGTGCGACCTTCAAGTGAACAACATGTGTGAGGCTTTCAACATGGCAATTCTGGAACACAGAGACAAACCAATCATTTCACTGGTTGAGGGATTGAAGCATTACATAAGTTGCAGGATTGTTAAGCAAAGACAGCTGATGAACAAATGTAGGGGAAACATAGCTCCTATGATTCAAGAAAAGTTGGAGACAAACAAGAAAGAGGCAGAAAATTGGTTAGTTCATTGGTGTGGGCAGACAGTTGACACATCTTTTGAGGTTTACAATGGACCTTTTAAAAAGTATTCTGTGGACCTTAAGCACAACCATTGTGCTTGCAGAAGATGGGATTTGACAGGTATCCCATGTTGTCATGCCATAGCTTGTATTTGGTATAACCGGTGTAACCCTGAAGACTATGTTCACAACTACTACAA GAGGGATACATTTCTTTCCACTTATTCATATGTCATTTTACCAAACAATGGTCCAGATCTATGGACAGAGAGCAATCTTCCACCATTGTGTCCACCCTATGTAAGGAGGGCACCTGGCAGACCAAAGAAACAAAGGAACAAGAAGAATGATGAACCAAGAAATCCTTATAAGTTAGCAAGAAATCAATCAAAAGTCAAGTGTAGCAGATGTGGAAAATGGGGTCACAATGTGAGGACTTGTGGAGGGAAAACTGGTGCTGACAGGGAAATAGAGAAGGGAGGAAACAAG AAAAATCCAAAGAAAGTCCACCCTGGAGGGGCTTTTGGAAGTGGAGCAATACCAGGAACAAGGAGTGCAAGGGCTAGAAAAGCACCACAGAAACCACAGTATAAGCCTGCTGCAAATAGAAAGAGGAAGGCTCCTCAAACTGCTTCTCAGGATGCTCCACAACCAGCTTCTCAACAAGGTTCTCAGCAAGCTTCTCAGCAAGCTTCTCAGCCAGCTTCTCAGCAACCTTCTCAAGGAATCACCATAACAGCTTCACTACCTCCTTCTGGAGCATCCACACGAGGAAATAAGAGAGCAAGAGTTGCTGTTGGCACTCAACAGAGCACAAGTTGA
- the LOC130724784 gene encoding uncharacterized protein LOC130724784 yields the protein MASNFSTRSSASSGYGRRRNVLCKCGVVAPVITTWTNENGNIGRRFFGCGRFKEQNKRQCDFFQWYDEMEGNPRDKKLIAALLRRVEGMKKNEAMLIKWCVLGWSVVVFLLVVCVIQMMKLMKYK from the exons ATGGCAAGTAATTTTTCAACAAGGAGCTCTGCGTCCAGTGGGTATGGTCGAAGGAGGAACGTACTGTGCAAGTGCGGTGTTGTTGCTCCGGTTATCACTACTTGGACGAATGAAAATGGTAACATTGGGAGGCGTTTCTTTGGATGTGGAAGGTTTAAG GAACAGAACAAGAGGCAATGTGATTTCTTTCAGTGGTATGATGAGATGGAGGGCAACCCGCGTGACAAGAAGTTAATTGCAGCCTTGTTGCGTAGAGTTGAGGggatgaagaagaatgaagCAATGTTgatcaagtggtgtgtgttggGATGGTCAGTAGTTGTGTTTCTGTTGGTTGTTTGTGTAATTCAGATGATGAAATTGATGAAGTATAAGTAA